AACCCAGCAACTGGCCGATCTGACCGCCGCCATTGCGGCGCAAGGCCGCGCGCAGTCGATCGAGGCCGCGCGCAATGCCGCGACCGAGGCCGAGGGCCGCGAGCGCTTTCGCCGCTTCCGGACCCGGAATTGACATGAGCCGGTCGGTCAAGCTGGCGGCAGCCGCTGCTTTTGGCGGCTTGCTGATCGCGGTCGCGGTTGTTTCCGCAACGCGGCCGCCGGCTCGGCACGACGCAACGACCTATGTCGCGGACGACACAGGTTCTCCGAACCCTCACGCCGCAGAACTCAAGCGCTGCAGCACGATCACCATTCCGGAATCGGGATGCGATGCGGTCTGGGAAGCTGAGCGCCGCCGATTTTTCCATGGAAGGGACCGGCAGCCATGAATGATACCGGCGTCATCGACCAGTTTCTGACGGTCTTCACCCAATATATCGACAGCGGCTTCGGCCTGCTCGGCGGTGAGGTCGGCTTCCTTTCGACCACCCTCATCGTCATCGACGTGACCATAGCCGCCTTGTTCTGGGCCTGGGGCACCGACGAGGATGTGCTGCAGCGCCTGATCAAGAAGACGCTCTACATCGGCACTTTCGCCTTCATCATCGGCAACTTCTCGAATCTCGCTGGCATTATGCTCCAGAGCTTTGCCGGGCTTGGCCTGCAGGCCAGTGGCAGCGGCATGGCGATCGGCGATTTCATGCGCCCCGGCGTTGTGGCCGCAACCGGTCTTGATGCCGGACAACCGCTGCTCGACGCCACCGCCGATCTTGTCGGGCCGGTGGGTCTGTTCACCAATTTCGTGCAGATCCTGATCCTGCTGATTTCGTGGCTGATCGTCGTCATCGCTTTCTTCGTGCTGGCGATCCAGGTCTTCGTCACCATCATTGAGTTCAAGCTGGTGACGCTTGCAGGCTTCGTGCTGCTGCCGTTCGCCTTTTTCGGGCGCACCGCCTTCATGGCCGAGCGCGTCCTTGGCCACATCATTTCCTCCGGCATCAAAGTGCTCGTGCTTGCCGTCATCACCGGCATTGGCACGACCCTCTTCACGCAGTTCATCAATGCCGGACTCGGGGTCGAACCCGACATCCAGCAAGTCATGGCGATTGCGCTCGCGGCCCTGACCTTGCTCGGCCTCGGTATCTTTGGTCCCAGCATCGCCAACGGCATTGTCTCGGGCGGACCGCAGCTTGGCGCAGGCGCGGCAGCAGGTACGGCGATCGCCGCTGGCGCAACGATTGCGGGCGGTATCGCGGGTGCCAAGCTCGCCGCAGGTGCCGCTGGCTCAGCCATGGCTGGCACGGCCATGGGCGGTGCTCGCGCGGCAGGCGGCGCATCGGGTGCCTATGCAGCCGGAGCCGCTGGCAAAACCGGACGGGCTGCGGCTGCTTCGGGTCTCGCCAACGTCGCAAAATCAGCCGCAAGCAGCGCAGCGTCACCGCTTCGCCGGGCCGCGGACAGCCTCAAGGCGAACTATGCCGCTGGCAAGGCCGGGACGCCTGCCAATGCGGCAGCGACCGGCGCCGCCGATGGCCCTCCTGCATGGGCCACCGCGATGAAGCGGCGTCAGGCCATGACGCAGGGCGCCAACATGGCCTCGCATACCCTCAAGGGCGGTGACAGCCACGGCGGCGGCTCTGGCCCTGACATCTCCGACAAAAGCTGAAACTTCCGAAAAGGATCCGACATGTTTCGACGCCCCTCTATCCGCTACGGGACCAGTCCCGAGCCCGTCACGCCCTATCAACGCGCCGCACAGGTCTGGGACGACCGCATCGGTTCAGCCCGGGTGCAGGCGAAAAACTGGCGGCTCGCCTTCTTCGGCTGCCTTGCGCTTTCGGGAGGGCTGGCAGGCGGTCTCGTCTGGCAATCGGCGCGCGGCACGATCACGCCCTGGGTGGTCGAGGTCGACAAGCTCGGCCAGGCACAGGCCATCGCGCCCGCTGATGTCGATTATCGCCCGACCGACCCGCAGATGGCGTTCCACCTTGCTCGCTTCATCGAACAGGTGCGCGCCATTCCCGCCGATCCGATCGTGCTGCGGCAAGACTGGCTCAGGGCTTACGACTTCACCACCGACCGCGGCGCGCAGGCGCTCAATGACTATGCGCGGGGCAACGATCCCTTTGCCCAAGTCGGCAAGGTGCAGGTCGCGGTCGATGTGTCGAGCGTTGTTCGGGCCTCAAATGACAGCTTCCGCGTCGGCTGGACCGAGCGGCGTTACCAGGATGGCGCCCTTCTCGAGACTTCGCGCTGGTCAGCGATCCTGACCACCGTCGTGCAGCCACCACGCACCCCCGATGCCCTGCGCAAGAATCCGCTCGGCCTGTTCATCAACGCCATCAACTGGTCAAAGGAGCTTAGCCAATGATCCGCCCGACGCGCGCCCTGCGCACATCCATTATGCTCTCAGCGGTAACGCTGCTCTGTATCCCTGCTCAAGCCATGGCGCACGAACAGCGCGGTCAGCCGCATGCAATTCCTGCCGCATCGGCGCAGACCGTTGAGCCTGCCGACCCGCGCACCCGTGTTGGTAGGGCCAACGCCGCAGCGCGCGTGGAACCGGAGCGTACCAGCTATTTCAATGCCATCCAGCAATATGCCTATACCGATGGAGCCCTGTTCCAGATTTACACCGCACCGGGGCAGATTACCGACATCATACTACAGGAAGGCGAGGAACTCGTCGGACCGGGGCCGGTCGCATCGGGCGATACGGTCCGCTGGATCATCGGCGACACGGTAAGCGGGAGCGGATCATCGCGCCGCGTTCACATCCTCGTCAAGCCGACGCGGGCCGACATTCGCACCAACCTCATCATCAATACCAATCGCCGCACCTATCATCTTGAACTCAGCGCGACGAACTCGACCTATATGGCCGCAGTCTCCTGGACCTATCCGCA
This genomic interval from Novosphingobium sp. CECT 9465 contains the following:
- the trbL gene encoding P-type conjugative transfer protein TrbL; this translates as MNDTGVIDQFLTVFTQYIDSGFGLLGGEVGFLSTTLIVIDVTIAALFWAWGTDEDVLQRLIKKTLYIGTFAFIIGNFSNLAGIMLQSFAGLGLQASGSGMAIGDFMRPGVVAATGLDAGQPLLDATADLVGPVGLFTNFVQILILLISWLIVVIAFFVLAIQVFVTIIEFKLVTLAGFVLLPFAFFGRTAFMAERVLGHIISSGIKVLVLAVITGIGTTLFTQFINAGLGVEPDIQQVMAIALAALTLLGLGIFGPSIANGIVSGGPQLGAGAAAGTAIAAGATIAGGIAGAKLAAGAAGSAMAGTAMGGARAAGGASGAYAAGAAGKTGRAAAASGLANVAKSAASSAASPLRRAADSLKANYAAGKAGTPANAAATGAADGPPAWATAMKRRQAMTQGANMASHTLKGGDSHGGGSGPDISDKS
- the trbF gene encoding conjugal transfer protein TrbF → MFRRPSIRYGTSPEPVTPYQRAAQVWDDRIGSARVQAKNWRLAFFGCLALSGGLAGGLVWQSARGTITPWVVEVDKLGQAQAIAPADVDYRPTDPQMAFHLARFIEQVRAIPADPIVLRQDWLRAYDFTTDRGAQALNDYARGNDPFAQVGKVQVAVDVSSVVRASNDSFRVGWTERRYQDGALLETSRWSAILTTVVQPPRTPDALRKNPLGLFINAINWSKELSQ
- the trbG gene encoding P-type conjugative transfer protein TrbG, producing MIRPTRALRTSIMLSAVTLLCIPAQAMAHEQRGQPHAIPAASAQTVEPADPRTRVGRANAAARVEPERTSYFNAIQQYAYTDGALFQIYTAPGQITDIILQEGEELVGPGPVASGDTVRWIIGDTVSGSGSSRRVHILVKPTRADIRTNLIINTNRRTYHLELSATNSTYMAAVSWTYPQDALIALRTVEAERERTAPVAAGIDFSSLNFRYRIAGDRPGWRPVRVFDDGRQVFIEFPVDIASGDMPPLFVIGADQAAELVNYRVQGRYMVVDRLFERAELRLGAGSSAKQVRIERERARRRSRS
- the trbK-alt gene encoding putative entry exclusion protein TrbK-alt; translation: MSRSVKLAAAAAFGGLLIAVAVVSATRPPARHDATTYVADDTGSPNPHAAELKRCSTITIPESGCDAVWEAERRRFFHGRDRQP